A genomic segment from Amia ocellicauda isolate fAmiCal2 chromosome 13, fAmiCal2.hap1, whole genome shotgun sequence encodes:
- the manba gene encoding beta-mannosidase isoform X1, whose protein sequence is MSSSVRDAAAALLALVAGLCTLRAGGQGFETRSLSGKWTLRNDNASLAVPADVPGCVHTALLKQGLIQDPYYRFNDLVYRWIALDNWTYTRTFSLPLEFRQRQKMVLVCEGLDTVASVSINGAAVGNADNMFRRYNFDVSALLQESNVIEVRFVSAVAYAAQRSTAHASYKVPPDCPPPVQKGECHVNFIRKAQSSFSWDWGPSFPTQGIWRDLRVEAYDVCRLVYLSTTPSFDPVAGQWRIEAELFFDVVEAAVARVTLHIPELKTQNTFEAKLQPGMSRNAFLLPVNRSVPVKLWWPNGQGKQTGYELSVGVEVGGGSTHTRTTVYFRTVELIQEPIAGSPGLSFYFRINGRPVFLKGSNWIPADSFQDRVTYDVIKNLLQSAVDANMNTLRVWGGGLYEREEFYDICDELGIMIWQDFMFACALYPSESSFLNTVREEVTHQVRRLKSHPSIIVWSGNNENEAAIATDWFHIPPAEREVYRRDYVQLYINNIREIILREDSSRPFLSSSPTNGEESVQEGWIAENPYNPNYGDTHFYSYVDDCWNWKNFPRTRLASEYGFQSWPSFSTLQKVSAPKDWHYSSDFTAHRQHHLSGNKQMLFQAGLHFSLPVSTDPLQEYKDTLFLTQVMQAQCVKAQTEFYRRSRSEIIEGRGHTMGALYWQLNDIWQGPSWSSIEYGGKWKMLHYFAQDFFAPVLLVGCEDEEEFHIYAVSDLQSNLSATLQVSVYQWSRMEAASTLLSPVEVRSASSLLVFKRPVQDMLGKGNCTRKSCFFTFALEAGREQHGPTNYHFLSSFKDAEGLEKPKLSATVEQQGETYVIILQTSAITPFVWLDAGDIPGRFEANGFHMLNKCRAVKFYPWRPSSREELARSLQVTSLTSLT, encoded by the exons ATGAGCTCCTCTGTCCGAGACGCGGCGGCGGCGCTGCTGGCGCTGGTGGCGGGCTTGTGCACCCTGCGGGCCGGCGGCCAGGGCTTTGAAACCCGGAGTCTGAGCGGGAAATGGACCCTGCGCAACGACAACGCGTCTCTGGCCGTCCCTGCGGACGTGCCCGGCTGTGTGCACACCGCTTTGCTGAAACAGGGGCTGATACAG GATCCATACTATAGGTTCAACGATTTGGTTTACAGATGGATCGCTTTGGACAACTGGACTTACACAAGGACGTTTTCTCTCCCCCTTGAATTCAG GCAAAGGCAAAAGATGGTTCTGGTGTGTGAAGGCCTGGACACGGTGGCTTCGGTTTCCATCAACGGCGCTGCTGTGGGTAACGCAGACAACATGTTTCGCAGATAC AATTTCGATGTCAGCGCGCTGCTTCAGGAGAGCAATGTCATCGAGGTCAGATTCGTATCGGCCGTCGCGTACGCAGCGCAGCGCAGCACGGCCCACGCCTCCTACAAAGTCCCACCGGACTGCCCCCCTCCCGTGCAGAAAGGAGAGTGCCACGTCAACTTTATCAGAAAG GCACAGTCCTCCTTCAGCTGGGACTGGGGTCCTTCGTTCCCCACGCAAGGAATCTGGAGAGACCTAAGAGTCGAGGCCTACGACGTCTGCCGATTGGTCTATCTGAGCACGACCCCCAGCTTTG ACCCCGTCGCTGGCCAGTGGCGCATCGAAGCAGAGTTGTTCTTCGACGTGGTGGAAGCGGCAGTGGCTCGCGTCACCCTACATATTCCCGAGTTGAAGACGCAAAACACCTTTGAGGCCAAACTTCAGCCTGGAATGAGTAGAAACGCATTCCTGCTTCCCGTTAACAGG AGTGTCCCTGTTAAGCTATGGTGGCCGAACGGACAGGGCAAGCAGACCGGGTACGAGCTGAGTGTCGGTGTGGAGGTGGGCGGGggatccacacacacacgcaccacg GTGTATTTTCGGACGGTGGAGCTGATCCAGGAGCCCATTGCGGGATCTCCAGGCCTGAGTTTCTATTTCAGGATCAACGGACGTCCTGTTTTCCTGAAGGGCTCCAACTGGATTCCTGCTGACTCATTCCAAGACAGAGTAACTTATGATGT CATCAAGAACCTCCTGCAGTCAGCCGTTGATGCCAATATGAACACACTTCGGGTCTGGGGGGGAGGCCTCTATGAGAGAGAGGAGTTTTATGACATCTGTGATGAGCTCGGGATCATG ATCTGGCAAGACTTCATGTTTGCTTGTGCGCTTTACCCATCGGAGTCCAGCTTTTTAAACACAGTGAGAGAAGAAGTCACTCATCAA GTCAGGCGGTTGAAGTCCCATCCTTCCATCATTGTATGGAGTGGTAACAATGAAAACGAGGCGGCCATCGCTACGGACTGGTTCCACATCCCCCCCGCAGAGCGAGAGGTTTACCGCAGAGACTATGTACAGCTCTATATCAACAACATCAGGGAGATTATTCTAAGA GAGGATAGCAGCCGTCCGTTTCTTAGCTCGAGCCCCACCAACGGAGAGGAGTCTGTGCAGGAGGGCTGGATAGCGGAGAATCCTTATAACCCGAATTACGGAGACACGCATTTCTACAGCTACGTGGATGACTGTTGGAACTGGAAAAACTTCCCCAGGACCAGGCTGGCGTCAGAGTACGGCTTCCAGTCGTGGCCGTCATTTTCCACCTTGCAGAAG GTCTCTGCTCCCAAGGACTGGCATTACTCCAGTGATTTCACGGCCCACCGGCAGCACCACCTCTCCGGCAACAAGCAGATGCTGTTTCAGGCCGGCCTGCACTTCTCCCTGCCAGTGTCTACTGACCCCCTGCAGGAGTATAAAGACACGCTGTTCCTCACACAG GTGATGCAGGCGCAGTGCGTCAAGGCGCAGACGGAGTTCTATCGCAGGAGCCGCAGTGAGATCATCGAGGGGCGGGGCCACACCATGGGGGCCCTGTATTGGCAGCTGAACGACATCTGGCAGGGCCCGTCCTGGTCCTCCATCG AGTATGGGGGCAAGTGGAAAATGCTGCACTACTTTGCCCAGGACTTCTTTGCTCCTGTGCTGCTGGTGGGCTGCGAGGATGAGGAGGAGTTTCACATCTACGCTGTGTCAGACCTGCAGAGTAACCTGTCTGCGACGCTGCAG GTCAGCGTGTACCAGTGGAGCCGGATGGAGGCCGCCTCTACGCTGCTCTCTCCGGTGGAGGTCCGGTCCGCCTCTTCCCTCTTGGTTTTTAAGCGGCCCGTGCAGGACATGCTGGGGAAGGGGAACTGCACCCGAAAGAGCTGTTTCTTCACCTTCGCACTGGAGGCAGGACGGGAGCAGCACGGCCCAACAAACTACCACTTCCTGTCCTCCTTCAAGGACGCAGAGGGGCTGGAAAAGCCGAAACTTTCC GCCACTGTGGAGCAGCAGGGCGAGACGTACGTCATCATCCTTCAGACGTCTGCCATCACGCCCTTCGTGTGGCTGGATGCTGGGGACATCCCGGGCAGATTTGAGGCCAATGGCTTCCACATGCTGAACAAATGCAGGGCCGTGAAGTTCTACCCCTGGCGTCCCAGCAGCCGCGAGGAGCTGGCCCGGTCTCTGCAGGTGACGTCCCTCACGAGTCTGACCTGA
- the manba gene encoding beta-mannosidase isoform X2: MSSSVRDAAAALLALVAGLCTLRAGGQGFETRSLSGKWTLRNDNASLAVPADVPGCVHTALLKQGLIQDPYYRFNDLVYRWIALDNWTYTRTFSLPLEFRQRQKMVLVCEGLDTVASVSINGAAVGNADNMFRRYNFDVSALLQESNVIEVRFVSAVAYAAQRSTAHASYKVPPDCPPPVQKGECHVNFIRKAQSSFSWDWGPSFPTQGIWRDLRVEAYDVCRLVYLSTTPSFDPVAGQWRIEAELFFDVVEAAVARVTLHIPELKTQNTFEAKLQPGMSRNAFLLPVNRSVPVKLWWPNGQGKQTGYELSVGVEVGGGSTHTRTTVYFRTVELIQEPIAGSPGLSFYFRINGRPVFLKGSNWIPADSFQDRVTYDVIKNLLQSAVDANMNTLRVWGGGLYEREEFYDICDELGIMIWQDFMFACALYPSESSFLNTVREEVTHQVRRLKSHPSIIVWSGNNENEAAIATDWFHIPPAEREVYRRDYVQLYINNIREIILREDSSRPFLSSSPTNGEESVQEGWIAENPYNPNYGDTHFYSYVDDCWNWKNFPRTRLASEYGFQSWPSFSTLQKVSAPKDWHYSSDFTAHRQHHLSGNKQMLFQAGLHFSLPVSTDPLQEYKDTLFLTQVMQAQCVKAQTEFYRRSRSEIIEGRGHTMGALYWQLNDIWQGPSWSSIGQRVPVEPDGGRLYAALSGGGPVRLFPLGF, from the exons ATGAGCTCCTCTGTCCGAGACGCGGCGGCGGCGCTGCTGGCGCTGGTGGCGGGCTTGTGCACCCTGCGGGCCGGCGGCCAGGGCTTTGAAACCCGGAGTCTGAGCGGGAAATGGACCCTGCGCAACGACAACGCGTCTCTGGCCGTCCCTGCGGACGTGCCCGGCTGTGTGCACACCGCTTTGCTGAAACAGGGGCTGATACAG GATCCATACTATAGGTTCAACGATTTGGTTTACAGATGGATCGCTTTGGACAACTGGACTTACACAAGGACGTTTTCTCTCCCCCTTGAATTCAG GCAAAGGCAAAAGATGGTTCTGGTGTGTGAAGGCCTGGACACGGTGGCTTCGGTTTCCATCAACGGCGCTGCTGTGGGTAACGCAGACAACATGTTTCGCAGATAC AATTTCGATGTCAGCGCGCTGCTTCAGGAGAGCAATGTCATCGAGGTCAGATTCGTATCGGCCGTCGCGTACGCAGCGCAGCGCAGCACGGCCCACGCCTCCTACAAAGTCCCACCGGACTGCCCCCCTCCCGTGCAGAAAGGAGAGTGCCACGTCAACTTTATCAGAAAG GCACAGTCCTCCTTCAGCTGGGACTGGGGTCCTTCGTTCCCCACGCAAGGAATCTGGAGAGACCTAAGAGTCGAGGCCTACGACGTCTGCCGATTGGTCTATCTGAGCACGACCCCCAGCTTTG ACCCCGTCGCTGGCCAGTGGCGCATCGAAGCAGAGTTGTTCTTCGACGTGGTGGAAGCGGCAGTGGCTCGCGTCACCCTACATATTCCCGAGTTGAAGACGCAAAACACCTTTGAGGCCAAACTTCAGCCTGGAATGAGTAGAAACGCATTCCTGCTTCCCGTTAACAGG AGTGTCCCTGTTAAGCTATGGTGGCCGAACGGACAGGGCAAGCAGACCGGGTACGAGCTGAGTGTCGGTGTGGAGGTGGGCGGGggatccacacacacacgcaccacg GTGTATTTTCGGACGGTGGAGCTGATCCAGGAGCCCATTGCGGGATCTCCAGGCCTGAGTTTCTATTTCAGGATCAACGGACGTCCTGTTTTCCTGAAGGGCTCCAACTGGATTCCTGCTGACTCATTCCAAGACAGAGTAACTTATGATGT CATCAAGAACCTCCTGCAGTCAGCCGTTGATGCCAATATGAACACACTTCGGGTCTGGGGGGGAGGCCTCTATGAGAGAGAGGAGTTTTATGACATCTGTGATGAGCTCGGGATCATG ATCTGGCAAGACTTCATGTTTGCTTGTGCGCTTTACCCATCGGAGTCCAGCTTTTTAAACACAGTGAGAGAAGAAGTCACTCATCAA GTCAGGCGGTTGAAGTCCCATCCTTCCATCATTGTATGGAGTGGTAACAATGAAAACGAGGCGGCCATCGCTACGGACTGGTTCCACATCCCCCCCGCAGAGCGAGAGGTTTACCGCAGAGACTATGTACAGCTCTATATCAACAACATCAGGGAGATTATTCTAAGA GAGGATAGCAGCCGTCCGTTTCTTAGCTCGAGCCCCACCAACGGAGAGGAGTCTGTGCAGGAGGGCTGGATAGCGGAGAATCCTTATAACCCGAATTACGGAGACACGCATTTCTACAGCTACGTGGATGACTGTTGGAACTGGAAAAACTTCCCCAGGACCAGGCTGGCGTCAGAGTACGGCTTCCAGTCGTGGCCGTCATTTTCCACCTTGCAGAAG GTCTCTGCTCCCAAGGACTGGCATTACTCCAGTGATTTCACGGCCCACCGGCAGCACCACCTCTCCGGCAACAAGCAGATGCTGTTTCAGGCCGGCCTGCACTTCTCCCTGCCAGTGTCTACTGACCCCCTGCAGGAGTATAAAGACACGCTGTTCCTCACACAG GTGATGCAGGCGCAGTGCGTCAAGGCGCAGACGGAGTTCTATCGCAGGAGCCGCAGTGAGATCATCGAGGGGCGGGGCCACACCATGGGGGCCCTGTATTGGCAGCTGAACGACATCTGGCAGGGCCCGTCCTGGTCCTCCATCG GTCAGCGTGTACCAGTGGAGCCGGATGGAGGCCGCCTCTACGCTGCTCTCTCCGGTGGAGGTCCGGTCCGCCTCTTCCCTCTTGGTTTTTAA
- the LOC136766879 gene encoding ubiquitin-conjugating enzyme E2 D2 isoform X2 produces the protein MALKRIHKELNDLARDPPAQCSAGPVGDDMFHWQATIMGPNDSPYQGGVFFLTIHFPTDYPFKPPKVAFTTRIYHPNINSNGSICLDILRSQWSPALTISKVLLSICSLLCDPNPDDPLVPEIARIYKTDREKYNRIAREWTQKYAM, from the exons GAGCTGAACGATTTGGCACGTGACCCACCAGCACAGTGTTCAGCGGGTCCAGTCGGGGATGACA tgtttcATTGGCAAGCCACAATCATGGGACCT AATGACAGTCCATATCAGGGTGGTGTTTTCTTCTTGACAATTCATTTTCCCACAGACTACCCCTTCAAACCACCTAAG gtTGCATTTACCACAAGAATTTATCACCCAAATATTAACAGTAATGGCAGCATCTGCCTTGATATTCTAAGATCACAGTGGTCTCCTGCGTTAACTATTTCTAAAG TTCTTTTGTCCATTTGTTCACTGTTATGTGATCCAAACCCAGATGACCCTCTAGTGCCAGAGATCGCACGCATCTACAAAACAGATAGGGAAAA GTACAACAGAATAGCCCGGGAATGGACTCAGAAGTATGCAATGTGA
- the LOC136766879 gene encoding ubiquitin-conjugating enzyme E2 D2 isoform X1, whose amino-acid sequence MALKRIHKELNDLARDPPAQCSAGPVGDDMFHWQATIMGPNDSPYQGGVFFLTIHFPTDYPFKPPKVAFTTRIYHPNINSNGSICLDILRSQWSPALTISKVLLSICSLLCDPNPDDPLVPEIARIYKTDREKYNRLAREWTEKYAML is encoded by the exons GAGCTGAACGATTTGGCACGTGACCCACCAGCACAGTGTTCAGCGGGTCCAGTCGGGGATGACA tgtttcATTGGCAAGCCACAATCATGGGACCT AATGACAGTCCATATCAGGGTGGTGTTTTCTTCTTGACAATTCATTTTCCCACAGACTACCCCTTCAAACCACCTAAG gtTGCATTTACCACAAGAATTTATCACCCAAATATTAACAGTAATGGCAGCATCTGCCTTGATATTCTAAGATCACAGTGGTCTCCTGCGTTAACTATTTCTAAAG TTCTTTTGTCCATTTGTTCACTGTTATGTGATCCAAACCCAGATGACCCTCTAGTGCCAGAGATCGCACGCATCTACAAAACAGATAGGGAAAA GTATAATAGACTAGCGAGGGAATGGACAGAGAAATATGCAATGCTTTAG